The Pricia mediterranea genome includes a window with the following:
- a CDS encoding lysophospholipid acyltransferase family protein, protein MKFKFFPFYLLSLLPMRILYWLSDLIYLVVYRGIGYRRNVVRENLKNAFPDTSRQDLLDIEKKFYRHFCEVAVEAIKTLTISEKQVKKRLVIRNPELLRDLLEKGQSILMYTAHQGNWEWLVYLPLYFDYTSYTFYRPLQNTYFNELFLLMRERFGVICVESNKGYRTILKQDRKNSPVMNCVIGDQSPKSSDAKQWTHFMHRETAFFVGAERIAEKTDSTVIFPSFIQVKRGRYELQLEVVEKKYGEHGNFSFINGYAELLEKAIIRQPELWLWSHRRWKLSTSASNDQPTNKK, encoded by the coding sequence ATGAAGTTCAAATTCTTCCCTTTCTACCTGTTGTCCCTGCTGCCGATGCGGATTCTGTACTGGTTGTCGGACCTCATTTACCTTGTGGTATATCGAGGTATCGGCTATCGACGGAACGTAGTGCGCGAAAACCTTAAAAATGCCTTTCCGGATACCTCTAGGCAAGACCTCTTGGATATCGAAAAAAAATTCTATCGGCACTTCTGTGAAGTGGCGGTCGAGGCGATAAAAACCCTGACCATCAGTGAAAAACAGGTGAAGAAACGTTTGGTGATCCGCAATCCCGAATTGCTACGGGACCTACTGGAGAAAGGTCAAAGTATTTTAATGTACACGGCCCATCAGGGGAATTGGGAATGGTTGGTATATTTGCCCCTGTATTTTGATTATACTTCCTATACGTTCTATCGGCCATTGCAGAACACCTACTTCAACGAACTGTTCCTGCTCATGCGCGAACGTTTCGGGGTCATCTGTGTGGAATCGAATAAGGGGTATCGGACAATCCTGAAACAGGATAGAAAAAATAGTCCGGTAATGAACTGCGTGATCGGTGATCAGAGTCCCAAATCAAGCGACGCCAAGCAGTGGACGCATTTCATGCACAGGGAGACCGCTTTTTTTGTAGGGGCGGAACGGATTGCTGAAAAAACGGATTCTACGGTGATTTTTCCTAGCTTTATCCAAGTAAAGCGGGGCCGTTACGAGCTACAGCTCGAAGTTGTTGAAAAAAAATACGGGGAACACGGTAATTTTAGTTTTATCAACGGCTACGCGGAACTTTTGGAAAAAGCAATTATTAGACAACCCGAACTTTGGCTGTGGAGCCATCGTCGGTGGAAGTTGAGCACATCGGCCTCGAACGACCAACCTACCAACAAAAAATGA
- a CDS encoding LETM1-related biofilm-associated protein: MNPSGSGWINKFGFLVSGDAVSFQDFTALYDTLKKTGFVYGINIAIPDFITPEHSLSEDEMAKVNLLNALYGTFRLQTRESDFERFLSLVFQFYKDLKVSHSSLLNKILTGSKTSAQLEKLIDSRVYLADNLISKTFNRIITNSLLCLDIFLFKRYLGGSREIRKEAESLEYLTINISYHALSSKEKSKSDERLAELFAASLSFIASDAKRFDGTYREKLQIDGDRYEHRYLLDIACMTVWEDKSLGYSESEFIFDLGKNLGFSDGQVARSMDETKSFFAKNADSIPFLKDTNAAVQLYDSMVKVVNKLILRNSKRLQKELSESKELVFLLSKSTVKDLSPEEKKRVQNQLIDIFKSIPSLAIFILPGGAVLLPIFIKMIPKLLPSSFDENRVEK; the protein is encoded by the coding sequence ATGAACCCCTCCGGATCCGGCTGGATCAATAAATTTGGCTTCCTTGTATCAGGGGATGCGGTTTCCTTTCAAGATTTTACGGCGCTCTACGATACGTTGAAAAAAACAGGGTTCGTATATGGAATCAATATCGCGATTCCCGACTTTATAACGCCTGAGCACTCTTTATCCGAAGATGAAATGGCGAAAGTCAACTTATTGAATGCCTTGTACGGTACGTTTAGGCTACAGACCCGGGAGTCCGATTTCGAGCGCTTTCTATCCCTTGTATTTCAATTCTACAAAGACCTGAAGGTCAGTCATAGTTCGTTGCTCAATAAAATACTTACTGGCAGTAAGACCTCCGCACAGCTCGAAAAACTAATAGATTCCAGGGTCTATTTGGCGGACAATCTAATCAGCAAGACCTTTAACCGTATCATCACGAATTCTCTTTTATGTCTTGACATATTCCTTTTCAAACGTTACCTCGGGGGATCGAGGGAAATAAGAAAGGAAGCGGAATCGCTGGAATATCTCACCATCAATATCAGCTATCATGCATTGAGCTCGAAAGAAAAGAGCAAAAGCGATGAGCGCTTGGCCGAACTGTTCGCAGCCTCACTTAGCTTTATCGCCAGCGATGCCAAGCGCTTTGATGGAACGTACCGCGAAAAATTACAGATCGATGGCGATAGGTACGAGCATCGTTATTTACTCGACATTGCCTGTATGACCGTCTGGGAAGACAAGTCGTTGGGATACAGCGAGTCGGAGTTTATCTTCGATCTCGGCAAGAATCTTGGTTTCAGTGATGGACAGGTAGCCCGATCGATGGACGAGACGAAATCCTTTTTCGCGAAGAATGCCGACAGCATCCCTTTTTTGAAGGATACCAACGCCGCCGTACAACTTTATGACAGTATGGTCAAGGTGGTCAACAAGCTCATCCTCAGAAATAGCAAACGCTTGCAAAAAGAGCTTTCCGAAAGCAAGGAACTGGTCTTTTTATTATCTAAATCCACCGTCAAGGACCTTTCCCCGGAAGAGAAAAAACGTGTCCAGAACCAATTGATCGACATATTTAAAAGCATCCCCTCGTTGGCCATATTTATACTCCCCGGGGGAGCGGTGCTTCTGCCCATATTTATCAAGATGATACCTAAGCTATTGCCCTCGTCCTTCGATGAAAATCGCGTCGAAAAGTAA
- a CDS encoding DUF547 domain-containing protein produces MDVSQFRHLVIFLSVLLGCSPVRAQNPNTEISDFNALSEQFLTNIKKGRSTLDIRTQLYQTTLEDLEEGLGTDREKLAFWINIYNAYIQVLLSENPDLYRDRDAFFENERIPLAGRMVSFDKIEHGIIRKSQWKLGGGIVRKWFPDEFERRLRVEEPDYRIHFALNCGAIDCPPVAIYRPEILERQFENGAKSFLQRISEYSSTKGEVRTTPLFSWFRGDFGFESGVKDILLHYGIIPRTEQIDVTYKEYDWTLDLDNFTFEF; encoded by the coding sequence ATGGACGTATCGCAATTTAGACACCTCGTTATTTTTTTATCGGTTTTATTGGGATGTAGCCCGGTACGCGCCCAGAATCCGAATACGGAGATTTCTGATTTTAATGCGCTTTCGGAACAGTTTCTTACAAACATCAAAAAAGGACGCAGCACATTGGACATCCGGACGCAACTGTACCAGACCACCTTGGAAGATTTGGAAGAGGGACTGGGAACGGATCGTGAAAAGCTGGCTTTCTGGATCAATATCTACAATGCCTACATCCAGGTACTACTCTCCGAAAATCCCGACCTGTATCGAGATAGGGATGCATTTTTTGAAAATGAACGGATTCCTCTTGCGGGCCGGATGGTATCCTTCGATAAGATCGAACACGGCATTATCAGAAAATCGCAGTGGAAATTGGGCGGGGGCATCGTACGGAAGTGGTTTCCCGACGAGTTCGAACGCAGACTTCGGGTAGAAGAACCCGACTACCGGATCCATTTTGCCCTGAACTGCGGGGCTATAGACTGTCCGCCTGTCGCTATTTACAGACCCGAAATTTTAGAGCGGCAATTCGAGAACGGGGCGAAGTCCTTTCTACAACGAATATCCGAATATAGTTCCACGAAGGGCGAAGTACGGACCACTCCCTTGTTCAGCTGGTTCCGGGGCGATTTCGGATTTGAAAGCGGGGTGAAAGATATTCTCTTGCACTACGGGATTATCCCCAGAACGGAACAAATAGACGTTACCTACAAGGAATACGACTGGACCTTAGATCTCGATAACTTTACTTTCGAGTTTTAA
- a CDS encoding phospholipase A: MLLRRVLRSISIPLIVLLFVPIVHAQGITRQAFKDSVQNLPYFSIHKDNYFISGTPTNTSINSNTANAKYQISFKQMITRSALPFDTYLFVTYSQKAFWDVYKESYPFREINFNPTIGVGKAIFDKNDRLKGVGSVYFEHESNGRDSIFSRSWNRLSLEYTTEFGDRLRARGKVWLPFSYKEGNSDILDYRGLGELQLSYEVKPDKLYIEVLLRKGLTWDTKGAFRPRIYFNPFRRNIANQYLMMEWYVGQAESLMDYKPFTSMVRIGYVIKSNELSLLKGK; encoded by the coding sequence ATGTTGCTACGGCGTGTGCTAAGATCAATTTCCATTCCCCTGATTGTCCTACTTTTCGTGCCAATTGTTCATGCGCAGGGCATCACCCGGCAAGCATTCAAAGACTCCGTTCAAAACCTGCCCTACTTTTCCATCCATAAAGATAATTATTTTATCAGCGGGACGCCTACCAATACTTCCATCAATAGCAACACCGCCAATGCCAAGTACCAGATCAGCTTTAAGCAGATGATTACCAGAAGTGCGCTGCCTTTCGATACCTATCTCTTTGTAACATACAGCCAAAAGGCATTTTGGGATGTGTACAAGGAATCCTATCCTTTTCGGGAGATCAACTTCAATCCTACCATAGGGGTAGGAAAGGCCATTTTTGACAAAAATGACAGGCTAAAAGGGGTCGGGTCGGTCTATTTTGAACACGAATCCAATGGAAGGGACAGTATATTCTCAAGAAGCTGGAACCGATTGAGCCTTGAATATACTACCGAGTTCGGCGACAGATTGCGCGCCCGTGGAAAAGTTTGGTTGCCGTTTTCCTACAAGGAAGGCAATTCGGATATCTTGGACTACAGGGGTCTGGGAGAGCTTCAGCTATCGTACGAGGTCAAACCGGACAAGCTCTATATCGAGGTGCTTTTGAGAAAAGGGTTGACCTGGGATACAAAAGGTGCCTTCAGGCCCCGGATCTACTTTAATCCATTTAGAAGAAATATTGCCAATCAATATCTCATGATGGAGTGGTACGTGGGGCAGGCCGAGAGCCTTATGGACTACAAACCTTTTACGAGCATGGTACGGATCGGTTATGTCATAAAAAGTAACGAGCTTAGTTTGCTGAAAGGAAAATAA
- a CDS encoding malectin domain-containing carbohydrate-binding protein gives MKKLYPGHPVVLVLMFVFIGMGSLTQLRAQLPTSFQMNELESGFTNATSMSFAPDGRIFILDRFGEMLIYKEDLGATVSAGVIPVFHQFEDGLLAMAFDPNFTENSFIYVYYSAPSPSVNRISRFTMNGDTIDLSSEVNLMEWEVQRNNSYHAGGDMGFDSNGNLYIALGDNTNHSNYATLDENNPDNSSENTSSNTNDFRGKILRITPQPNGTYSIPPGNLFPPGTPDTKPEIYVMGARNPYRMFIDTQNNDWVFWADVGPDANYNDPQNPDGPNNVLGPEGLDEINLTKQAGNYGWPYFSGADNDPYQITYASPKYYNDPAAPENISTWNTGLTDLPPAEPALLEFFHKSYFAGPRYYYDGTLTDFPQRLPAEFDGVFFYYDFNTSRIWAAELDAQGDVVSTEPLAPSVFPDSNSDGYIDMEIGPDGHLYILQYGVGCCNNGDGSGKLVRVDYTGIVSNSPPVITLNADVTDGPLPLTVNFSSEGTMDPDGDTPLSYAWDFEIDGIIDSTEENPQHIYETEGTFTAQLTVEDGNGADAKKNIIIYAGNSKAEFDFNSPPDGGLVGWGDEIAIDLLVTDAEDGSTTDGSIDCGDVDIRPALGHLGHFHDGATVDGCPKNLTLEYDGHDIHGEMDLFFRLGTSYQDEGGLTSFGQIQLHPKRKEAEFFDAQTDVTVIPNSDPLEGGSASVQVNNNSNIVFEGRNLQNINAVKYRVASAVAGGSIEFRTGSPTGPLLVTTTVPNTGAIDAWENVESTFIDPGGKNDLYFVFKNAGTPQNSFLVNYVEFIGGGVSIDKTPPLVDATEVTEPGQVTVEFSEYVNQTTAEQVANYSIDKGITISEAVLQADNRSVILTITPLTPGTTYNLTINNVENTSGLAIVSETREISTLNSVRINTGGLQTIAGGQTFSGDDYSNGGSTDEVSVPISGTNDDALYQSERFGEFSYDVPVPASGEYDIRLHFAETYFGVGSQPGGPGSRVFNVSIEETPVLTNFDIMNEVDAATALQKEFDNITITDGFASISFTSVTQNPKISGIEILPPDTFGGSNNPNITITSPSNGWDVNQPFEVAFRVENWTISDPGTHLHYYIDDVMQDRYYNYDPIPIDELGQGEHTIKVELFNADHTGTGIYDEVTVNVTGLITCNETPFPDSWQVHELEANPYEVIYTIPDYDLDGDGLKDIVTGGWWYKNPGSASGDWVKSEIGGNFGNVAHVYDFDGDGHMDLLGTTGTYQNEVLVWAKNNGSGNFTVYDNVPNGNTGFSEPFLAGIAGGVFDLGGPYQMAINWNGAESTGVAVQILTPSDDPTQGTWTLEDITGTVSSGEDIKAGDIDRDGDLDLFQGINWLRNNGNGNFETFATGIGEAYVTTPDRVALADFDRDGDLDAVVGQLGLGTNDARFEFAWFEAPQDPTQPWIRHDLAADVAGSLSVNTVDIDFDGDMDIVVGEWLGSNRLIVFENDLCNSGEFQLRVIDDGALDLEHHDGAMVVDIDNDGDLDVVSNGFRINMVPRIYENTTIQAGNEAPVVNAGEDRTVFPPSVTLNGTANDPDGGALTYEWTQQSGPNTAVLSGDATANLTASDLVEGDYVFRLTVTDDEGDIRFDEITITVSSQSGAVRINAGGPTFEFEGDSWFEDQYFSGGTDFNSSIEIANTTNDQLYQTERYTTGNTLVYEIPIAQGDHDVNLHFAEIYYGLPGGGSSGGAGSRVFNVDVEGQAQLENYDIFVAADNAGATAVVESFTGINVTDGFLTVTLSKITENPKISGIEILAPKVGDAPPIADAGADQVVTLPENTAVLPGSGTDPDGGQVTYAWTQQSGPADATLNGADTAELSVGDLVVGEYVFRLTVTDDEDETVFDEVGVSVVAEGGLLAVVNATPTSGSAPLEVTFTGSNSVGDIDTYLWDFKEGNTATTADVTHEFLADGTYEVELTVGNAGGMTHTAAVTIAVGSTDDGGVVGYMLEENPVRDGIASIRLMNRPEGFEMMGVNVHDIQGRLLNSYPPEEILVGNETYSVPVYGLKAGLYFFEIESNQGDSITLKVLIQN, from the coding sequence ATGAAAAAACTTTACCCGGGTCACCCAGTAGTGCTTGTTCTCATGTTTGTTTTTATTGGGATGGGTTCCCTAACCCAGCTTCGGGCTCAGCTTCCCACTTCTTTTCAGATGAACGAGTTGGAATCTGGCTTTACCAACGCCACCTCCATGAGCTTTGCCCCCGATGGTCGAATCTTTATCTTGGACCGCTTCGGAGAAATGCTAATTTATAAAGAGGATTTGGGGGCAACCGTTTCGGCGGGCGTGATTCCCGTATTCCATCAGTTCGAAGACGGATTACTGGCCATGGCCTTTGATCCCAACTTTACGGAAAATAGCTTTATCTATGTGTATTATTCCGCCCCTTCGCCTTCCGTAAACCGGATTTCGCGATTTACGATGAACGGAGACACCATTGATCTTTCATCCGAAGTCAATTTAATGGAATGGGAAGTGCAGCGGAACAATAGTTATCATGCCGGAGGCGACATGGGTTTTGATTCAAATGGCAACCTCTATATTGCCTTAGGGGATAATACCAACCATAGCAACTATGCTACTTTGGATGAGAACAATCCGGATAACAGTTCGGAAAATACCTCCTCCAATACGAATGACTTTCGGGGAAAAATTTTAAGGATTACCCCCCAGCCCAACGGGACGTACTCCATTCCTCCGGGAAACCTGTTTCCCCCGGGTACGCCGGACACCAAACCTGAAATTTATGTGATGGGCGCGCGTAATCCCTACCGGATGTTTATCGATACCCAAAACAATGATTGGGTGTTCTGGGCAGACGTCGGTCCCGATGCCAACTATAACGACCCGCAAAATCCCGATGGGCCCAATAATGTTCTTGGCCCCGAAGGGCTCGATGAAATCAACCTGACCAAACAGGCGGGCAATTACGGGTGGCCCTATTTTTCCGGGGCGGATAACGATCCCTATCAGATTACCTATGCCTCGCCCAAATACTATAACGATCCGGCGGCCCCTGAGAACATTTCGACCTGGAATACTGGGCTTACGGACCTCCCTCCGGCAGAGCCGGCATTGTTGGAGTTTTTCCACAAGAGTTATTTCGCCGGGCCGCGCTATTACTACGATGGAACGTTGACGGATTTCCCCCAGCGATTGCCCGCCGAATTTGACGGCGTATTTTTTTACTACGACTTTAATACCAGTCGGATATGGGCCGCAGAGCTTGATGCGCAGGGTGACGTTGTCAGTACCGAGCCATTGGCCCCTTCGGTCTTTCCCGATTCCAATTCGGATGGCTATATCGATATGGAAATAGGGCCCGATGGGCATTTGTATATCCTTCAGTACGGGGTGGGCTGCTGTAACAATGGAGATGGCAGCGGCAAACTGGTACGGGTCGATTATACCGGTATCGTTTCCAATTCGCCCCCGGTGATTACCCTTAACGCGGACGTTACCGACGGACCGCTTCCATTAACCGTGAATTTTTCAAGTGAAGGCACCATGGATCCCGATGGCGACACCCCGCTTTCCTATGCTTGGGATTTTGAAATTGACGGAATCATTGATTCCACAGAAGAGAATCCTCAGCACATCTATGAAACCGAAGGCACTTTTACCGCCCAGTTAACGGTTGAAGATGGTAATGGGGCCGATGCCAAAAAGAATATCATCATTTATGCCGGAAACTCGAAGGCGGAATTTGACTTTAATTCCCCGCCGGATGGGGGACTGGTAGGTTGGGGCGATGAAATTGCGATTGACCTACTGGTTACGGATGCCGAAGATGGAAGTACTACCGACGGGAGCATAGATTGTGGCGATGTCGATATTAGACCCGCCCTGGGTCATTTGGGGCATTTTCATGATGGTGCTACCGTTGACGGTTGCCCGAAAAACCTGACTTTGGAATACGATGGGCACGACATTCATGGCGAAATGGACCTTTTTTTTAGGTTAGGAACTAGTTATCAGGATGAAGGGGGATTGACTTCCTTCGGACAGATTCAATTGCATCCCAAGAGAAAGGAAGCGGAGTTCTTTGACGCCCAGACCGATGTGACCGTCATACCCAATTCCGACCCGCTGGAAGGGGGCAGTGCATCCGTTCAAGTCAACAATAATAGCAATATCGTCTTCGAAGGAAGAAATCTGCAGAATATTAATGCGGTCAAATACCGGGTGGCCTCTGCGGTTGCCGGGGGAAGTATTGAATTCCGGACCGGAAGTCCTACCGGCCCGCTGTTGGTGACCACCACAGTGCCGAATACCGGAGCGATCGATGCCTGGGAGAATGTGGAATCGACTTTCATCGATCCGGGAGGCAAAAACGACCTCTATTTTGTATTTAAGAATGCGGGTACCCCGCAGAACAGTTTTCTCGTCAATTACGTCGAGTTCATCGGCGGGGGAGTCTCCATCGATAAAACCCCGCCCTTGGTCGATGCCACAGAGGTGACCGAACCGGGCCAAGTTACGGTTGAGTTTTCGGAGTATGTGAACCAAACCACGGCCGAACAGGTAGCCAACTATAGTATCGATAAAGGCATTACCATCTCGGAAGCGGTATTACAAGCCGATAATCGAAGCGTAATCTTGACCATTACTCCCTTAACGCCTGGAACGACGTACAACCTGACGATAAACAATGTTGAGAATACCTCGGGACTCGCTATCGTAAGCGAAACTCGTGAGATTTCGACATTGAATTCGGTTAGGATCAATACCGGTGGGCTCCAGACCATTGCAGGGGGGCAAACATTCTCTGGCGACGATTATTCGAACGGGGGCTCGACTGACGAGGTTTCCGTCCCCATTTCCGGTACCAACGACGATGCGCTCTACCAGTCCGAACGTTTCGGGGAATTCTCCTATGACGTTCCCGTACCTGCATCGGGCGAGTACGATATCCGTTTGCATTTTGCCGAGACCTATTTCGGGGTCGGTAGCCAGCCCGGTGGCCCTGGCTCGCGCGTTTTTAACGTCAGCATTGAAGAAACTCCTGTCTTGACCAACTTTGATATTATGAACGAGGTCGATGCCGCCACGGCCTTACAGAAAGAGTTCGACAACATCACGATTACCGATGGTTTCGCCAGTATTTCATTTACTTCGGTGACCCAGAATCCAAAAATTTCGGGCATCGAGATCCTACCTCCCGATACCTTTGGGGGGAGCAACAATCCTAATATCACCATTACCTCGCCATCTAATGGCTGGGATGTCAACCAACCCTTTGAAGTGGCCTTCCGGGTCGAGAATTGGACGATCAGTGATCCCGGTACCCATCTCCATTATTATATTGACGATGTAATGCAGGATCGCTACTACAACTATGACCCCATTCCCATCGATGAGCTCGGTCAAGGCGAGCATACCATCAAGGTCGAACTTTTCAATGCCGACCACACCGGCACGGGCATTTACGACGAGGTTACGGTCAACGTTACCGGGCTAATTACTTGCAACGAGACCCCGTTTCCCGATTCATGGCAAGTGCACGAGTTGGAAGCGAATCCTTATGAAGTTATCTACACCATCCCTGATTACGACCTTGACGGCGATGGTCTTAAAGATATCGTTACCGGGGGCTGGTGGTACAAAAACCCGGGGTCTGCCTCGGGCGACTGGGTCAAAAGCGAAATCGGCGGTAACTTCGGCAACGTGGCCCACGTATATGATTTTGACGGGGACGGCCATATGGATCTCTTGGGAACTACCGGAACCTATCAGAACGAGGTGCTGGTGTGGGCCAAAAACAACGGTTCGGGTAATTTTACGGTCTATGATAATGTGCCCAACGGAAATACGGGATTTTCGGAACCTTTTCTGGCCGGGATTGCCGGGGGGGTATTCGACCTTGGCGGGCCCTATCAAATGGCCATCAACTGGAACGGGGCCGAGTCCACGGGTGTGGCGGTACAAATACTAACGCCGTCCGATGATCCGACCCAAGGAACTTGGACCTTGGAAGATATCACGGGCACGGTTTCCTCAGGCGAGGATATTAAAGCGGGCGATATCGACCGTGATGGCGATCTTGATCTTTTTCAAGGTATTAATTGGCTGCGGAACAATGGAAACGGAAATTTTGAAACTTTCGCTACGGGAATCGGGGAAGCTTATGTGACCACTCCCGACCGGGTGGCCCTGGCCGATTTCGATCGTGATGGCGATCTGGATGCCGTAGTGGGGCAATTGGGACTCGGAACCAACGATGCCCGCTTTGAATTCGCCTGGTTCGAGGCACCCCAAGATCCCACACAACCTTGGATTCGGCATGATTTGGCCGCTGATGTCGCCGGTAGCCTGAGCGTAAACACAGTGGATATCGATTTCGATGGCGATATGGATATCGTAGTAGGGGAGTGGCTGGGCAGCAACCGCCTGATCGTATTTGAAAACGACCTGTGCAACAGCGGCGAATTTCAACTGCGCGTTATCGATGACGGGGCATTGGATTTGGAACATCACGACGGCGCTATGGTGGTCGATATCGATAATGACGGGGATCTCGATGTGGTTTCCAACGGCTTTCGAATTAATATGGTTCCGCGTATTTATGAGAACACCACCATTCAGGCCGGTAATGAGGCCCCGGTAGTCAATGCGGGCGAGGATCGCACCGTGTTTCCACCCAGCGTCACATTGAACGGTACGGCAAACGACCCCGATGGGGGCGCCCTGACCTACGAATGGACCCAACAGAGCGGTCCGAATACAGCTGTATTGAGCGGCGATGCCACAGCGAATCTGACCGCGAGCGATTTGGTCGAAGGGGACTATGTGTTCCGGCTGACGGTTACCGACGACGAGGGCGATATCCGCTTCGATGAGATAACGATAACCGTATCGAGCCAATCCGGCGCCGTTAGGATCAATGCAGGCGGACCTACCTTTGAATTCGAAGGAGATAGTTGGTTCGAAGATCAGTACTTCAGCGGGGGTACGGATTTTAACAGTTCGATCGAAATTGCCAATACGACGAACGATCAACTGTACCAGACGGAACGATACACGACGGGCAATACCTTGGTGTACGAAATTCCCATAGCCCAGGGTGACCACGATGTAAATTTGCACTTTGCGGAAATTTACTATGGCTTGCCGGGTGGTGGATCAAGCGGAGGTGCGGGATCTCGAGTCTTCAACGTCGATGTGGAAGGGCAGGCGCAATTGGAAAATTACGATATTTTTGTGGCCGCCGATAACGCTGGTGCCACCGCAGTGGTCGAATCCTTTACAGGTATCAACGTGACCGATGGGTTTTTGACGGTTACCTTGAGCAAAATCACCGAAAATCCGAAAATTTCGGGTATCGAAATCCTGGCTCCCAAAGTTGGCGATGCCCCTCCCATTGCAGATGCCGGTGCGGACCAGGTGGTAACACTGCCCGAGAATACCGCTGTGCTTCCCGGCTCTGGAACCGATCCGGACGGCGGACAGGTAACCTATGCGTGGACACAGCAGAGCGGGCCCGCTGATGCGACCCTGAACGGGGCCGATACGGCCGAATTATCGGTAGGCGATTTGGTCGTGGGTGAATATGTTTTCCGTTTGACCGTTACCGACGATGAAGATGAAACCGTCTTTGACGAGGTGGGGGTCTCCGTCGTTGCCGAAGGAGGATTATTGGCAGTGGTCAATGCGACCCCGACTTCGGGCAGCGCTCCCCTAGAGGTTACTTTCACGGGCAGCAATTCCGTAGGTGACATCGATACCTACTTGTGGGATTTCAAGGAAGGAAACACCGCGACGACGGCCGACGTGACCCATGAATTTTTGGCCGATGGTACTTATGAGGTAGAACTGACGGTTGGCAACGCCGGGGGCATGACCCATACGGCGGCAGTCACCATTGCAGTCGGAAGTACGGACGACGGCGGTGTGGTCGGCTACATGTTGGAAGAGAATCCTGTGAGAGACGGCATTGCCTCCATACGGTTGATGAACCGGCCCGAAGGTTTTGAGATGATGGGTGTCAACGTCCATGATATACAGGGACGCTTATTGAACAGCTATCCCCCCGAGGAGATCCTAGTGGGCAACGAGACGTATAGTGTGCCTGTTTACGGATTGAAAGCTGGACTCTACTTTTTTGAGATAGAGAGCAATCAAGGCGATTCGATTACCTTAAAAGTGCTGATTCAAAATTGA
- a CDS encoding tyrosine-protein phosphatase, which translates to MIDYLDGFVDIHNHILPGIDDGAKTVDDSMALIKGFEEFGVTHFIATPHIMHNYYPNDSSTISRALAQVRHTLLEHKLTDISIEAAAEHMIDDNFEHLLETGTAMPIRKEYLLVEMSYLQPPINFEEAIVKTASSGYFPILAHPERYGFLHHRMRKYREYKAQGILFQMNLLSLGDYYGKDVPKTAHQLLQEGLVDFLASDVHNLEQLDSLKKLTLSKKMMEQLLPLINKTISTFY; encoded by the coding sequence TTGATCGACTACCTCGATGGTTTTGTCGATATCCATAACCATATTTTGCCCGGAATCGATGACGGCGCCAAAACAGTGGACGATTCCATGGCGCTGATCAAAGGATTTGAGGAATTCGGGGTAACCCATTTTATCGCCACCCCGCACATCATGCATAATTACTATCCCAACGACAGCTCCACGATTTCGAGGGCCCTCGCCCAGGTACGCCATACCCTGCTGGAACATAAGCTTACCGATATATCGATCGAAGCGGCGGCCGAACACATGATCGATGACAATTTTGAGCACCTGCTTGAAACGGGAACCGCAATGCCGATAAGAAAAGAATATCTTTTGGTCGAAATGTCGTACCTGCAGCCCCCGATCAACTTTGAGGAAGCCATCGTCAAAACGGCTTCCAGCGGTTATTTTCCTATACTCGCCCATCCCGAACGCTACGGCTTTCTGCACCACCGTATGCGGAAGTATAGGGAATACAAGGCGCAGGGCATCCTATTTCAAATGAACCTTTTGTCGTTGGGGGACTATTACGGAAAAGACGTACCAAAAACGGCCCACCAACTGCTTCAGGAAGGCTTAGTGGATTTCTTGGCTTCCGACGTACACAACCTTGAACAGCTCGATTCCCTCAAAAAGCTGACCTTGTCAAAAAAAATGATGGAACAGCTGTTACCGTTGATCAACAAGACCATCTCGACCTTTTATTGA